A single Candidatus Hydrogenedentota bacterium DNA region contains:
- a CDS encoding alpha-L-arabinofuranosidase C-terminal domain-containing protein produces the protein MITTLLACMILGAAEAQNLLPNPSFEQLDDGKPAGWHTRVWGGEAAFEVAETGHSGSRSAMMRSEKGADTTWSVELPVKPFSVYRLSGWIKTENVTPATGEGALFNLHGMPYKTQALTGTHDWTKVELTFETDEQDSVLFNCLLGGWGLATGTAWYDDVSIELVKQGELDVSATIDAAKTGEPLSTYVYGQFIEHLGRCIYGGIWAELLEDRKFFYGVNAEESPWKAQNQGDGRVEMTTENAYAGEQNVRLIPGSGTAGIVQMGIPLVKGRAYEGRLVMAATEDINGVRLAVAWGTEREQAVHVVFSDLSPGFKAYDFSFTAEGDANPGIFHVGAQGSGRVDIGTVSLMPADNVRGMRADTLELLKQLNAPVYRWPGGNFVSGYDWNDGIGPRDKRPPRKNPAWKGIEHNDFGLDEFMVFCETVGAKPLVVVNSGAGNLELALAELEYANGAADTPMGKRRAENGHPQPYGVTWWGVGNEMYGDWQIGHMPLEEYVKKHNSFVEAMRAQDPSIKLIAVGATGKWSETMLTECADHMDLLSEHFYCGEKQGVAAHVNQIVQSIRDKAERHRWYHANLPSLAGKHIPIAMDEWNYWYGEELYGEIGVRYHLKDALGIAAGIHEYARNSDVIFMANYAQTVNVIGCIKTTGAAAAWDTTGLPLLLYRREFGTIPVAVKCGRPIDVMAAWTADRKALTIGVVNPLAEAREVPFTLNNASITGNGTVWTIAGTDPMLYNVPGEAPKVEIVESPATGISDTLDVPGYSISLFRLPVK, from the coding sequence ATGATTACGACATTGTTGGCGTGCATGATATTGGGCGCCGCCGAGGCGCAGAACTTATTGCCCAATCCGTCGTTCGAACAACTCGACGACGGCAAACCCGCCGGGTGGCATACGCGCGTATGGGGCGGGGAGGCGGCGTTCGAAGTGGCTGAAACCGGGCACTCGGGCAGCCGTTCGGCGATGATGCGGTCGGAAAAGGGCGCCGATACGACGTGGAGCGTCGAGCTCCCCGTGAAACCCTTCTCGGTCTACCGGTTGTCCGGGTGGATCAAGACCGAGAACGTGACACCCGCCACGGGCGAAGGAGCTTTGTTCAACCTCCACGGCATGCCTTACAAGACCCAAGCCCTCACGGGCACCCATGACTGGACGAAGGTCGAACTGACCTTCGAGACCGACGAGCAGGACTCCGTCTTGTTCAACTGCCTCCTGGGCGGATGGGGACTGGCTACGGGCACGGCGTGGTACGACGATGTGTCGATCGAACTCGTCAAACAAGGAGAACTCGACGTGAGCGCAACCATCGACGCCGCCAAGACCGGCGAGCCGCTGTCCACGTACGTTTACGGGCAGTTCATCGAACATCTCGGCCGCTGCATCTACGGGGGCATCTGGGCCGAACTGCTTGAGGACCGGAAATTCTTCTACGGCGTGAACGCCGAGGAATCGCCCTGGAAAGCGCAGAACCAAGGCGATGGCAGAGTCGAGATGACCACGGAGAACGCCTACGCGGGCGAGCAGAATGTGCGGCTGATTCCCGGCAGCGGGACCGCCGGCATCGTGCAGATGGGCATTCCGCTTGTCAAAGGGCGGGCATATGAGGGCCGGCTCGTGATGGCGGCGACGGAAGACATTAATGGTGTGCGGCTGGCCGTGGCCTGGGGTACCGAGCGTGAGCAAGCCGTCCACGTTGTATTCAGCGACCTCTCGCCCGGGTTCAAGGCCTACGACTTTTCGTTCACGGCGGAAGGCGACGCCAATCCCGGCATCTTCCATGTGGGTGCGCAGGGGTCCGGACGGGTCGATATCGGCACGGTCTCGCTGATGCCGGCCGACAACGTTCGCGGCATGCGCGCGGATACCCTCGAGTTGCTCAAACAGCTCAATGCACCGGTATACCGGTGGCCGGGCGGCAATTTCGTGAGCGGATACGATTGGAACGACGGGATCGGCCCGCGCGACAAGCGGCCGCCCCGCAAGAATCCGGCCTGGAAAGGCATCGAGCACAATGATTTCGGCCTGGACGAGTTCATGGTGTTCTGCGAGACCGTCGGCGCCAAGCCGTTGGTTGTCGTAAACAGCGGCGCGGGAAACCTGGAGCTTGCTCTCGCCGAGTTGGAGTACGCCAACGGCGCGGCGGATACGCCCATGGGCAAACGGCGCGCGGAGAACGGGCATCCCCAACCCTACGGCGTCACGTGGTGGGGCGTCGGCAACGAGATGTACGGCGACTGGCAGATCGGCCACATGCCGCTTGAGGAATACGTGAAGAAGCACAACAGCTTTGTCGAGGCCATGCGCGCGCAGGATCCGTCGATCAAGCTGATCGCCGTGGGCGCGACAGGCAAGTGGAGCGAGACCATGCTGACCGAGTGCGCGGACCACATGGACCTGCTCAGCGAGCATTTCTATTGCGGCGAGAAACAAGGCGTCGCGGCCCACGTCAACCAGATCGTGCAATCCATCCGCGACAAGGCCGAGCGGCACCGCTGGTACCACGCGAACCTCCCATCCCTGGCGGGCAAGCACATCCCGATCGCCATGGACGAGTGGAACTACTGGTATGGCGAGGAGCTGTACGGCGAGATAGGCGTACGGTACCATCTTAAAGACGCGCTGGGCATTGCCGCGGGCATCCACGAATACGCGCGCAACAGCGACGTTATCTTCATGGCCAATTACGCGCAGACCGTCAACGTGATCGGCTGTATCAAGACCACCGGCGCCGCCGCGGCATGGGACACCACGGGCTTGCCGTTGCTGCTCTACCGGCGCGAGTTCGGCACGATACCGGTAGCAGTGAAATGCGGGCGGCCTATTGACGTGATGGCTGCCTGGACCGCCGACCGCAAGGCCCTCACCATCGGCGTGGTCAATCCCCTCGCGGAGGCGCGCGAGGTGCCGTTCACCTTGAACAATGCAAGCATCACGGGCAACGGCACGGTGTGGACCATCGCCGGAACCGATCCCATGCTCTACAACGTGCCCGGCGAGGCGCCAAAGGTCGAGATTGTCGAATCGCCGGCGACCGGCATTAGCGACACGCTCGACGTGCCCGGTTACAGCATCAGCCTGTTCCGGTTGCCGGTAAAGTAA